In bacterium, the following are encoded in one genomic region:
- a CDS encoding uroporphyrinogen decarboxylase family protein, translated as MTSRERVFAALEGRTPDRVPIMELVVDQKVIQAIHPGISYYDFIEEIGFDVVCVGMSTDTDKIEWIDKNKKIFKGKWGETRAFTTEVKAVPIPPYPIQAEQDLKSYTPPDPNDPDALGDLREVVKRFKDKKAIAWVGGGVFAPQQYLRGVEDLLMDYVLNPQLVKKLAKIGEEYYIELHRRVIKEGVDIVILGDDYAGKTGPMMSPAHFESFILPGLTAIVKGIKKAGAYCIKHTDGDIWKIIDMIIKTGVDAIGPVEIGAGMELDKIKEKYDICVVGNVDIDLLSRGTVEEVVEATKECIKKGASRGGHILSSANSIISAVNPANFLAMVNTAKEFGKYPMEEQ; from the coding sequence ATGACCTCAAGAGAACGAGTTTTTGCCGCATTAGAAGGTAGAACGCCTGACAGAGTACCTATAATGGAACTGGTTGTGGATCAAAAGGTCATACAGGCAATTCATCCTGGCATCTCATACTATGATTTTATTGAAGAAATAGGTTTTGATGTTGTATGTGTAGGCATGAGTACAGATACCGATAAGATAGAATGGATTGATAAAAATAAAAAAATATTCAAAGGTAAATGGGGAGAGACAAGAGCCTTCACAACAGAAGTTAAGGCTGTTCCTATTCCTCCATATCCCATACAAGCAGAACAAGACCTAAAATCATATACACCTCCTGATCCCAATGATCCTGACGCGTTGGGTGATCTTAGGGAAGTTGTTAAGAGATTCAAGGACAAAAAAGCTATTGCATGGGTTGGAGGAGGTGTGTTTGCTCCGCAGCAGTATCTAAGGGGAGTAGAAGATTTACTTATGGATTATGTATTGAATCCTCAATTGGTTAAGAAGCTCGCAAAAATTGGAGAAGAATATTATATTGAATTACACAGAAGGGTCATAAAAGAAGGAGTGGATATTGTAATTCTTGGAGATGATTATGCCGGTAAAACAGGGCCTATGATGTCTCCGGCGCATTTTGAAAGTTTTATACTACCGGGATTGACTGCCATTGTTAAAGGAATAAAAAAAGCAGGAGCTTATTGTATTAAACACACAGACGGAGATATATGGAAAATCATTGATATGATTATCAAAACGGGTGTTGATGCTATTGGTCCGGTAGAGATCGGTGCTGGAATGGAGCTTGACAAGATTAAGGAAAAGTATGATATTTGTGTAGTTGGTAATGTGGATATAGATCTTCTTTCGCGTGGAACGGTTGAAGAAGTTGTTGAGGCGACAAAAGAGTGCATCAAAAAAGGAGCCTCTCGGGGAGGACATATTCTTTCGTCTGCTAATAGTATTATTTCTGCAGTTAATCCTGCTAATTTTTTGGCAATGGTTAATACAGCTAAGGAGTTCGGTAAATATCCAATGGAAGAACAATGA
- a CDS encoding sulfatase has protein sequence MNILLIMPDALRATNLSCCGYSKNTSPFMDKLAKEGVVFKNAIAQTAHTHPGVVSIYTGLYPATHCQQTPDDYAEFAKTGWNNEWKAPLNILKEHGYTTGGKHADSWWPLGYLIETKVDKIFNKLIEDYTNRPFFMMCMPYYTHIAYNAVPDYDKLFLSEGNKLTDNFRKYMDIIKTTGHGYVLNPEFVGKKYQDAKTASAWKVFTLSEEDRPSIVALYDGAVRNLDMEIERYVKKLEELGILDDTLIIITSDHGEEILERGSLGHASCSMAGTLYDENIRIPLIMRYPKALPQGRVIETQVSQVDIMPTIFDILGYSMPELTEGHSLLPLIRGKDIDFEEETHCETLVCGMQTLDWDKRMKWALRTPQWKLIYSQDPKSNYYELYNLKNDPEEKVNLIDKEPKIADELKKKLRKRRV, from the coding sequence ATGAATATATTGCTAATCATGCCTGATGCTCTAAGGGCCACCAACCTCAGCTGTTGTGGTTATTCTAAAAACACCTCTCCGTTTATGGATAAACTGGCAAAAGAGGGCGTTGTGTTTAAAAACGCAATTGCTCAAACTGCGCATACTCATCCAGGCGTCGTTTCCATTTATACAGGACTCTATCCCGCCACCCATTGTCAACAAACTCCCGATGACTATGCTGAATTTGCAAAAACAGGCTGGAATAATGAGTGGAAAGCTCCTCTTAATATACTTAAAGAACATGGTTATACAACAGGCGGGAAACATGCTGATTCATGGTGGCCTCTGGGATACCTGATAGAAACAAAAGTGGATAAGATTTTCAATAAACTTATAGAGGATTATACAAACAGACCATTTTTTATGATGTGTATGCCGTATTACACCCATATTGCATATAACGCTGTGCCTGATTATGACAAACTGTTCTTATCTGAGGGTAATAAACTTACTGATAACTTTAGAAAATACATGGATATAATAAAGACGACAGGACATGGATATGTATTAAATCCAGAATTTGTTGGTAAAAAATATCAGGATGCAAAAACAGCTAGTGCATGGAAGGTATTTACCTTATCCGAGGAAGACAGACCATCTATAGTGGCTCTGTACGACGGAGCAGTAAGAAACCTGGATATGGAAATAGAAAGATACGTAAAAAAGCTGGAGGAATTAGGCATCTTAGATGATACATTAATTATCATAACTTCAGACCACGGAGAAGAAATATTGGAAAGAGGATCATTAGGACATGCCTCCTGTTCAATGGCAGGAACCCTGTATGACGAAAACATAAGAATTCCTCTTATCATGAGATATCCAAAGGCATTGCCGCAGGGCAGGGTAATAGAAACTCAGGTAAGTCAGGTGGATATAATGCCTACAATATTTGATATATTAGGTTATTCTATGCCTGAACTTACGGAAGGCCATTCACTCCTGCCGCTTATCAGAGGAAAAGACATTGATTTTGAAGAAGAGACACATTGCGAAACATTGGTTTGCGGTATGCAGACTCTGGATTGGGATAAAAGAATGAAGTGGGCCCTCAGAACACCGCAGTGGAAGCTTATATACAGTCAGGATCCAAAGAGCAATTATTACGAACTGTATAATCTAAAAAATGACCCAGAAGAGAAAGTAAATCTTATTGACAAAGAACCAAAAATCGCAGACGAATTAAAAAAGAAACTCAGGAAAAGGAGAGTCTAA